One window of Nitrospirae bacterium YQR-1 genomic DNA carries:
- a CDS encoding HAD-IIIA family hydrolase, giving the protein MSAEYETISDKARPVRLLILDVDGVLTDGKITFDGDGREIKSFNVRDGHGIVLFREMVGHVAIITGRVSEAVLKRAKELGINDVYQKCKDKVKPYEELKAKYNLRDEECAYVGDDIVDIPLLRRVGFSVTVCDGAAEAMAVSSYVTGSTGGNGAVREVCEVILKAKGLWDKIIAALV; this is encoded by the coding sequence ATGAGCGCTGAGTATGAAACGATTTCAGACAAAGCAAGGCCGGTAAGACTTCTTATTCTGGATGTTGACGGGGTGCTTACAGACGGTAAAATAACGTTTGACGGTGACGGCCGTGAAATAAAAAGTTTTAATGTCAGAGACGGTCACGGAATAGTTCTCTTCAGGGAGATGGTTGGCCATGTTGCAATAATTACCGGCAGGGTCTCAGAGGCTGTCCTTAAGCGCGCAAAAGAGCTTGGAATCAACGATGTTTATCAAAAGTGCAAGGACAAGGTTAAGCCGTATGAGGAATTAAAAGCCAAATATAACCTGAGGGATGAAGAGTGTGCCTACGTTGGGGATGACATCGTGGATATCCCGTTGCTAAGGCGGGTTGGATTTAGTGTAACAGTTTGTGATGGGGCGGCGGAGGCCATGGCTGTTTCCTCTTACGTTACCGGAAGTACCGGTGGTAACGGGGCGGTGCGTGAAGTGTGCGAGGTAATACTTAAAGCAAAAGGCCTCTGGGATAAAATTATTGCGGCTCTAGTTTAA